Below is a genomic region from Ammonifex degensii KC4.
TGATCCGCTTCCTCTCCACCTGTTACGTGGACTTCCTGCGGGGAACCCCGCTTTTGGTGCAGATCTTCATCGTCTACTTCGGCCTCCCGCAGCTGTTAGAACAGCTGCAGAACTTCCTGGTGGAGAGCTGGGGCCTGCCCCGGCTCTTCACCAGTACCCATATTCCCGCCTTCGCTGCCGCCATCATCGCCACCAGTCTGAACAGTGGTGCTTACGTAGCTGAGATCTTCCGCGCCGGCATCCAGTCCATACCTAAGGGGCAGATGGAGGCTGCCCGCAGTCTAGGTATGACCTACCGTCAGGCCATGCGCTACGTGATTCTTCCCCAGGCCTTCCGGAACATCATTCCGCCTCTGGGCAACGAGTTCATCGCCATGCTGAAAGATACTTCTCTGCTTTCGGTGATCGGGATCGTGGAGCTCACCCGGCGGGGGCAGATCATAATTGCCAGCACCTTCCGCCCCTTTGAGATATGGCTGACCGTAGCCCTCATTTATTTGATCCTTACCTTGTCCATATCCCGCCTGGTAGACTATTGGGAGAAGAGATTGCGGGTGAGGACCTGATGCCTGCAAGTATGATCGAGGTAAGGGGACTATACAAGAATTTCGGGAAGTTAGAAGTGCTGCGGGGCATCGACTGCCAGGTGGCGGCCGGTGAAGTGGTGGTGATTATCGGCCCCTCGGGCTCGGGCAAAAGCACCTTCCTGCGCTGCCTTAATTTTCTGGAAGAGCCCACGGCAGGGACCATCGTCATCGACGGGGTCAAGCTCAACCATTCCTCCACCGATATCAATCTCGTCCGCCAGAAAGTGGGAATGGTCTTCCAGAGCTTTAACCTCTTCCCCCACAAGACGGCGCTGGAGAACATCATCCTGGCCCCCATGGTGGTGAAGAAGGTGCCCCGACAGCAGGCGGAAAGGAAGGCCTATGAGCTTTTACGCAAGGTGGGTCTGGAAGAAAAAGCCCACTCTTATCCTGACCAACTCTCTGGTGGGCAACAGCAGCGGGTGGCCATCGCCCGCGCCCTAGCCATGGAGCCCAAGGTAATGCTTTTCGACGAGCCCACCTCGGCGCTTGATCCGGAAATGGTGGGGGAGGTGCTGGCCGTCATGCGGGATCTGGCCCGGGAGGGCATGACCATGGTGGTGGTGACGCACGAGATGCGCTTCGCCCGCGATGTGGCCGACCGGGTTATCTTCATGGACGAGGGGCGAATAGTGGAAGAAGGCCCGCCGGAAAAGATCTTTCGCGAGCCAGAAAACCCCCGTACCCGCGCCTTCTTGAGCAAATTCCTGTAGGGGAGTTGTTTAAGCTTGTCGGAACTCGTTTTTCCCGGGTTGCTCGAGGGGCGCTTCGACTGGCTGCAGCTGGAAGTAACCTCTTACTGCAACGCCTCGTGCATATACTGTCCCCGCACCGTCTACCGCGAGCAGTGGGACAACCGGCACCTGCCGGAAGTCATTTTTGCCAAGCTCCTCCCTGTTTTTCCCCGCACCGGGTTCGTTTACCTCCAGGGCTGGGGAGAGCCGCTTTTGCACCCGGAGTTCTTCAACCTGGCCCGGAGGGTACGCGAGGCAGGAAGCCGGGTGGGCTTTACCACCAACGGCATGTTACTGGACCGGGAAAAGATGGAGCTCATCCTGGACCTCGAGTTTTATGTGGTAGCCTTCTCTTTGGCCGGCATCCGCCGCAACGACATTGTGAGGCGTGGGACCAGGCTCGAGCAAGTGCTAGACGCTTTAGAAACCTTGGCCTCGCTCCGGGAAAAACGAGGGCTTAAATATCCCCGCCTGCACGTGGCCTACATGCTCTTGCGCCCCGATCTGGAAGAGCTACCGGAGGTACCTCGCCTGCTGGCCAGCCGGGGAGCTGATGAAGTGGTGATCAGCACCCTGGACTTTGTTCCTTCGCCGGAGCTGGAAGGTGAGGCCATCCTGCCTAAAGACAAAAGGGAGCTCGGGAGAATAAAACGATTCTTAAAGCTCGCGGTTAAGGCCGGGCGTAAAGCGGGGATAGCCGTTCACTACCACCTGCCTTATCCCTGGAAGCGCCGCCTTTACTGCACGGAAAACGTCTTGCGGGCGGCCTTTATAGGCGTTAAGGGCACGGTCGCCCCCTGCACCTTTACCAACCTGCCGGTGACAACCGCGCCCTCTTTCGTCCGCCAAGGCAAGACTTTAACCTACGAACCGCTCATTTTAGGGGATCTCAACCGCAACTCCTGGGAGGAAATCTGGTCAAGCCCCCTCTACCAAGCTTTCCGTACCTCTTTCCGTAAGAAAGACCTCTTCCCTCCCTGCCGCGAGTGCCCCAAGCTCCTGGGCGAGACCGTTTAGAAAAGCCCCACTGTGCGCCCTTGTTCGTCGATATCTACCTTGAATGCCGCTGGCTGCGAGGGCAGCCCCGGCATGGTCCGCATGGCCCCCGCCAGCGGGTAGAGGAAGCCCGCCCCTATAGAAGCTCGGATGTCGCGGATGGGGAAGATGTAATCGCGCGGCACGTTTTTGAGGTTGGGATCGTGCGAGATGGAAAGGTGGGTCTTGGCCATGCAGATGGGAAGGTGCCCCCAACCGTGCTCTTCGAAAAGGGCAATCTTTTTCTCGGCCAGCGGCTCATAGCGGACCCCGGCCGCGTTGTAAACTTTGGTGGCTAGGATTTCGATCTTCTCCTTGATGCTCAGGTGGTCGGGATAGAGGAACTGGAAGTTGGTGGGCTTCTCGCAGGCCTCGATCACTGCCTTGGCCAGATCGATGGCCCCGGCACCGCCGTCAGCCCACACCGTGATGGGATAGGCGCCTTCCGCTCCGGCCTCCAGTGCTTTCTGCCGTATTACCTCGATCTCCGCTGGCGTGTCGGTAGTGAACTGGTTTATGGCCACCAGCACAGGAACACCGAAGTACTTGGCGATCTTGATCATGTGGGCCAGGTTCTCGCAGCCCCTCTCCACCGCCGGCACGTTCTCCTTGAGAATTTCTTCCGGCAGGGGCTTGCCCGCCACCACGTTGCCCACGCCGCCGTGCATCTTGAGCGCCCGCACCGTGCAGGTCACCACCACGCAGTTGGGCCGGAGCCCAGAGTAGCGGCACTTGATGTTCATGAACTTCTCCATCCCCAGGTCGGCCCCGAAGCCGCTCTCGGTCACCACGTAGTCGGCCAGCTTAAGGGCGATCATGTCCGCCAGGATGGAACACTGGCCGTGGGCGATGTTGGCGAAGGGACCGGCGTGCATGATGCAGGCCTGCCCCTCCAGGGTCTGGACCAGGTTGGGCTTGATGGCCTCCTTGAGAATGACGGTCATGGCACCGGCAGCCCGCAGATCTTCCGCCGTTATGGGCTTGCCAGAGTAGCTGTAGCCGACAACGATCCTCCCCAGCCTTTTCCGCAGATCATGAAGCCCGGTGGTGAGGGCCAAGATGGCCATCACTTCCGAGGCCACTGTGATATCGAAACCCGTTTCCCGGGGATAGCCGTTTTCCCGGCCGCCCAATCCGATGACTATCTGGCGCAAAGCCCGGTCGTTGACGTCCACCACCCGGGGCCACATGATGGTCAGAGGATCGATGCCCAGAGGGTTGCCGTGCAGGATGGAGGCATCGATCATGGCCGCCAAGAGGTTGTGTGCCTGCCCCACGGCGTGGATGTCGCCGGTGAAGTGGATATTTATGTCCTCCATGGGGACCACCTGGGAGTAGCCCCCACCTGCTGCCCCTCCCTTTATGCCGAAGACGGGACCCATGGAAGGCTGGCGCAGGGTGCAGATAGCCTTCTTCCCCAGCCTCCCCAGGGCCTGGGTAAGACCGATGGTGGTCACCGTCTTACCTTCGCCCAACGGAGTAGGAGTAATGGCGGTGACGTCGATATACTTGCCGTTGGGCCGGTCGCGAAACTTCTCCAGTACCTCCAACCGGATCTTGGCCTTGTACCGTCCGTAATACTCAATATCTTCCTCGTCCAAACCTATGGAAGCGGCTATGTCCTTTATGGGAATGAGTTTGTGTGCCTGGGCTATTTCTAGATCACTGGGCACCTGACGCATGAATTACTACTCCCCCTTCGGCAAGGATATTTTCGGTCCCAACTACTATAGCAAGTTTTAGTTATCCACCTCCAGGCTTATCCCTCCAAAAGGCGTGCTTGTACGATCAAACGCTAAAAAGGGAGGCCGAACGGTTAGAAAAAGAAGCGAGGGGCGGAACATAACACCCCTCTTGCCTTGCGCCGGGAAAAGTTTGTGACTTACTCCCCACACCTCAAGATGTAGGGCTTGCCTTTACGGCGGTGCATGCACCTGCCGGGTTACACCGGTTGCCGGAGGGAAGCGTCATTCGTAAATCCAGACGTCTAGGTTGCGGTCGTAAGTCACTAGCTCCTCCGGGGAGAAGAAGAGGTTTATCTCTCGCTCTGCGGTGGCCGGGGAGTCGGAGCCGTGCACCACGTTGCGCCCGATGTCTATGCCGTAAGTACCCCGGATGGTGCCAGGAAGGGCCTTCTGCGGGTCGGTGGCCCCCATCATTTCCCGCACCGCCGCCACTACATTCTTCCCCTCCCACACCATGGCCACCACCGGCCCGGAGGTGATGTAGCTTATGAGCCCGGGAAAGAAGGGCTTCCCCCGGTGCTCAGCATAGTGCTTCTCGGCCATTTCCGGGGTCAGGCGTAACATCTTGAGCCCTATAAGCTTGTACCCCCGCTTCTCCAGGCGGCTTATGATCTCTCCCACCAGCCCCCGCTGTACTCCGTCGGGCTTCACCATGACAAAGGTTCGTTCCACGTTAGACTTCAACCTCCTTAACTTGGGCTAGGTTTGGGGTTGAGGCTTTATGGTCACGGCCGGCTCCGGCCTGACGGTAGGCATAGGCTCTTCCGCTTTGTCCTCCTCTTTGCGGAAAGAAACCTGAGGCACAGGCCTCTCCTCCCGCCCCTCCACCAGCGCCAGGAACTCGCTAGCCTCCAGTGTCTCCTTCTCGAAGAGGCAACGGGCCACCCGCTCGAGCTTCTCCTTATTCTCTATGAGCAGATTCCTGGCCCGCTCGTAGCAGGACTCAATTATCCGCCGCACCTCGCGGTCGATGGCCGAAGCCACCTCCTCGCTGTAGTTGCGGTCCCGCGCCAGGTCCCTCCCCAGGAAGGGGGTGTCGTGCTTGTAGCCGAAAGTCAGGGGTCCCAGCTCGTCGCTCATGCCGTACTCCATCACCATCCGCCGAGCGATCTCCGTGGCCCGCTCCAGGTCGTTCTGAGCCCCGGTGCTGACCTCCCCCAGCATGAGATCCTCCGCCACCCGGCCTCCCAGCAACATGGTGATCTGGTCCAACAGCTGGGAGCGGGTCATGTAGTAGCGGTCTTCCTCCGGCAGGAGGAGGGTGTAGCCCCCGGCCCGCCCACGCGGGATAATGGATATCTTGTGCACGGGATCGGTGTGGGGCAGAAGGTAACCGAGCAGGGCGTGTCCCGCCTCGTGGTAGGAAACTAGCCACTTCTCCCGCTCACTTATAACGCGGGACTTCTTTTCCGGACCGGCGATCACGCGCTCGATGGCGTTTTCGAAGTCCTCCATGTGGATCCGCTTGCGGTTCTGGCGGGCGGCCAAAAGCGCCGCCTCGTTC
It encodes:
- a CDS encoding amino acid ABC transporter permease, producing the protein MKLIWRNLPYLLLGAVETLKITCLAVSLGCVFGLIVGLGRLSRNRVIRFLSTCYVDFLRGTPLLVQIFIVYFGLPQLLEQLQNFLVESWGLPRLFTSTHIPAFAAAIIATSLNSGAYVAEIFRAGIQSIPKGQMEAARSLGMTYRQAMRYVILPQAFRNIIPPLGNEFIAMLKDTSLLSVIGIVELTRRGQIIIASTFRPFEIWLTVALIYLILTLSISRLVDYWEKRLRVRT
- a CDS encoding amino acid ABC transporter ATP-binding protein, encoding MIEVRGLYKNFGKLEVLRGIDCQVAAGEVVVIIGPSGSGKSTFLRCLNFLEEPTAGTIVIDGVKLNHSSTDINLVRQKVGMVFQSFNLFPHKTALENIILAPMVVKKVPRQQAERKAYELLRKVGLEEKAHSYPDQLSGGQQQRVAIARALAMEPKVMLFDEPTSALDPEMVGEVLAVMRDLAREGMTMVVVTHEMRFARDVADRVIFMDEGRIVEEGPPEKIFREPENPRTRAFLSKFL
- a CDS encoding radical SAM protein, translated to MSELVFPGLLEGRFDWLQLEVTSYCNASCIYCPRTVYREQWDNRHLPEVIFAKLLPVFPRTGFVYLQGWGEPLLHPEFFNLARRVREAGSRVGFTTNGMLLDREKMELILDLEFYVVAFSLAGIRRNDIVRRGTRLEQVLDALETLASLREKRGLKYPRLHVAYMLLRPDLEELPEVPRLLASRGADEVVISTLDFVPSPELEGEAILPKDKRELGRIKRFLKLAVKAGRKAGIAVHYHLPYPWKRRLYCTENVLRAAFIGVKGTVAPCTFTNLPVTTAPSFVRQGKTLTYEPLILGDLNRNSWEEIWSSPLYQAFRTSFRKKDLFPPCRECPKLLGETV
- a CDS encoding formate--tetrahydrofolate ligase, translated to MRQVPSDLEIAQAHKLIPIKDIAASIGLDEEDIEYYGRYKAKIRLEVLEKFRDRPNGKYIDVTAITPTPLGEGKTVTTIGLTQALGRLGKKAICTLRQPSMGPVFGIKGGAAGGGYSQVVPMEDINIHFTGDIHAVGQAHNLLAAMIDASILHGNPLGIDPLTIMWPRVVDVNDRALRQIVIGLGGRENGYPRETGFDITVASEVMAILALTTGLHDLRKRLGRIVVGYSYSGKPITAEDLRAAGAMTVILKEAIKPNLVQTLEGQACIMHAGPFANIAHGQCSILADMIALKLADYVVTESGFGADLGMEKFMNIKCRYSGLRPNCVVVTCTVRALKMHGGVGNVVAGKPLPEEILKENVPAVERGCENLAHMIKIAKYFGVPVLVAINQFTTDTPAEIEVIRQKALEAGAEGAYPITVWADGGAGAIDLAKAVIEACEKPTNFQFLYPDHLSIKEKIEILATKVYNAAGVRYEPLAEKKIALFEEHGWGHLPICMAKTHLSISHDPNLKNVPRDYIFPIRDIRASIGAGFLYPLAGAMRTMPGLPSQPAAFKVDIDEQGRTVGLF
- the ndk gene encoding nucleoside-diphosphate kinase — its product is MERTFVMVKPDGVQRGLVGEIISRLEKRGYKLIGLKMLRLTPEMAEKHYAEHRGKPFFPGLISYITSGPVVAMVWEGKNVVAAVREMMGATDPQKALPGTIRGTYGIDIGRNVVHGSDSPATAEREINLFFSPEELVTYDRNLDVWIYE